The Montipora capricornis isolate CH-2021 chromosome 6, ASM3666992v2, whole genome shotgun sequence genome has a window encoding:
- the LOC138053353 gene encoding olfactomedin-like protein 2A — MLPRCLLLFFFSVSVVEGMVLSDSAKSRLQSNRSISEDNILHYKRSSPGKSQHLSKRFEGEVDIPSEHTVDELVIELAKKHLLNMIIEEQASMGKVKQSLQTLHQDGCSPIKSVQLPVAHNTRQLTQGAWMKDPLGLMGRETIFVMESYYSRKEVEEFENMETFKAGIVHKKHTLPYNYDGTGAVVYGPFLYYNRENSPKVVKFNLKTDKVEAEITLSGFTQRRNGYRWCGTYCAVDLAVDEQGLWALWGDSDNSKRLYAQKIDVVKNVITNTYTLSTEGMHTMGNAFVACGTIYTIDEYNHRETTINFAYDTRTGRTWNPNIKLTNQYGYNSMVDYNPTEKVLYAWDNKHLVTYGLTFEEHL; from the exons ATGCTGCCCCGCTGTTTGTTACtatttttcttctcagttaGTGTTGTTGAG GGAATGGTGCTTTCTGATTCAGCGAAGAGTCGGCTTCAATCCAATAGGTCCATTTCAGAGGATAACATACTTCATTACAAGCGATCGTCTCCGGGAAAAAGTCAGCATCTATCCAAGCGATTCGAAGGGGAGGTTGACATTCCTTCAGAGCACACAGTGGATGAACTTGTTATTGAGCTGGCAAAGAAGCAC ctGCTGAATATGATAATTGAAGAGCAAGCCAGCATGGGTAAAGTAAAACAGAGTCTTCAAACTTTGCATCAAG aCGGCTGTTCCCCGATTAAGTCCGTTCAATTGCCTGTGGCACACAATACCAGACAGCTTACTCAAGGAGCATGGATGAAAGACCCACTAGGACTCATGGGACGAGAAACCATTTTTGTCATGGAGTCTTACTATTCAAGGAAGGAGGTTGAAGAATTTGAAAACATGGAAACTTTCAAAGCAGGCATAGTCCATAAGAAGCATACTTTACCATACAATTATGACGGAACAGGAGCAGTGGTGTATGGTCCATTCCTCTATTACAACAG GGAAAATTCACCAAAAGTTGTCAAGTTCAATTTAAAAACAGATAAAGTCGAAGCAGAGATTACTTTGAGCGGATTTACACAAAGAAGAAACGGCTATCGATGGTGTGGAACGTACTGTGCAGTAGACCTGGCTGTCGATGAACAGGGCTTGTGGGCCTTATGGGGTGATTCGGACAATTCGAAACGACTATATGCGCAGAAGATCGATGTCGTGAAAAACGTGATAACTAACACATATACCTTGTCCACTG AGGGAATGCATACAATGGGCAATGCTTTCGTTGCTTGTGGAACCATCTACACAATCGACGAGTACAACCACAGGGAAACCACAATCAACTTTGCGTACGACACCAGAACGGGACGGACCTGGAACCCCAACATAAAGTTAACCAACCAGTATGGCTACAACTCCATGGTGGATTACAATCCAACGGAGAAAGTGCTGTACGCTTGGGATAACAAACATCTAGTTACCTATGGTCTCACTTTTGAGGAACATCTCTGA